Part of the Rhipicephalus sanguineus isolate Rsan-2018 chromosome 5, BIME_Rsan_1.4, whole genome shotgun sequence genome is shown below.
GCTTCCTGGGAttgtttaacgtgcgcctaaaactAAGCGCACGGGTGTtgaatctcccccccccccccccccgaaaggcAGTCGctgtgaccgggaatcgaacccgcgtcctcgacttagcaacgcgacaccttacgtgctaagctaccacgacggGTAATGAAAAATTATACAACGACTAATGatttcgtattagtaaattacgctTCCGGAATACCACAGGCAACACTCTTGCCTCGAGAACGCGAATgccaagcgagaaaacgctcaaaaagaaaacacaggtggcTACGTCGATTTGAGATTTTATCACAAGTTaactcactgtgacgtcataaatttagCGGTAAAAAAGGGGACTGCATTGAGTTGTAAGGGAGCCAGAGACACAATATAGGACTTTCGAAGAACATTCATTGAGGCAAAGtcaccaaaatacaaaaaaatgtcacagtttcgccgcaacggcgaagcaatgagtgcaatagcaataaattggaatgtaacgcaaagaacggaaaccagcccgaaatttccagcgcgtcgctcaagcgcaaaggacgcacgaaaataacacacacaggacgagcgcgaactataatgcgtcacagctcgacacttgaagcgcactgctcaaacataaagcaggacgcacgaaaagaacgaacaggtacacacaggacgagcacgaactaactgtcacagttgttacttatttctgtttgaacagcgcgctcctttcgcaaacgcggccgctacagcgagcgaagtgaccttcgtacgctctgtgacttagcgcggacatcgcggggaaagcacaagacaaccCCCGCtcgagaaacggcgttcgcaggagcgaggcgagctggccgacgcctttaagtgcgcctgttgcgctcctagcgccatctcgctggtaatgaagaaacgcttataagcacctgccgtccgagtactgcggtaaagggtgtgtatataacactcgccgttagccaACAGGACGATATCCGCTTTGTGGCATAGtcgttagagccacgcgctgcggatcgagtagtcgctggttcgattccgcgcttgggaagctttttttcggaattattagatgtgaagcctcttatagcggagttcaatccggtggtggtggtggtggtgtgcggcgtgaccacccttactgcgcatgcgcaaaccctctccccttcctcgcTCATCACtcccttctgaaacgcgggctctacatgccgaaacactgcttcgcatcgcctcatggtaccctttagtgggagatggtgtgatttatttttttttagaattttatatatatatatatatatatacatactatacatatacgcagcataaCGACGGCGactggcaaaaaccagccgagactgtcaatataatttctatcgcaataataacaataaaatccGTGACGTAAAAGTGACATTTGAGGTGCTAAAGTTTCGGCATGTCATTTGTTGTATCGCGATCATGTAGGCATGATTGTACCCCGCCGTCCAACCGAGGCTCACGCACTGCGTTCAACGAGAGCCCTCGAACAAACGACCACATCAGTCGGACACCGCTGAACAAAGAGCGCGAGGCCCTCTGTTCTTTTATTCTTGTTCAGTTTTGAAATATACAATGTTGTTGGCCGTAGGGCCTGTTTCACAACTGTTAGAATAAGTTAACGGACGTTCGGTGGATTACCACCAGATGACCTCCTATGACATCATCACATCATTCAAATGTGAAGTTCCGATCTTCGTTTTCTCTTGTAGTAACAAACCTATTACGGCGGAATTAACAACATTATAGCACTCAAAgaacaatttatcagtctaaacacATTCTGTGTTTCACTTTTTTATGAGACACAGAAAGATTGGCGGCCAGACGTAGGCTATGGGCGGGGTTACGAATTAAGAAATTTAAGAGCATAAATTGAAACTAGCTTCGAAATACAGGGTCGTTTGCAGATCATCGTTGGGCGGACTCGCCGTCGGGCaacgctcgcccccccccctcccccccccccaccaaactCTTTTTTGCGTATGCTTGTATACAGGTTGGCAAGCAGGCGCTAGCCTCCATGATCGAggcgagcggcggcggcgacatcGTGCTCAAGCAGCTCGACCTCTCTTCGCTGACCTCGGTGCGGAGTCTGGCGAATGACATCCTCGCGAACGAGCCGCGACTCGACTTACTCGTCAATAACGCCGGTCGCACGGCGCCCTTTCAGCGGACGCTCAGCGTCGACGGATTAGAGACGACCATACAGAGCAACCACTTGGGACCCGCGCTGCTCACCGGTCTCTTGCTGGACCTGCTGAAGCGCTCGGCCCCGTCGCGCATCGTCGTCGTCTCGTCCATGGTGCACGCGTGGGTGCACCTGGACCCGGACGACCCGTTCCTCGAGCACCACTACACGCATAGCCGCGCGTACGGCCTCTCCAAGCTGTACAACCTGTACTTCGCTCGTGAGCTGGCCGGCAAATTGCGCGGCGAACTGGTCACCGTCAACGCACTCCACCCGGGTATGGTCAAGTCGCGCTTCTTCCGCGAGCAGGCCACTACATACTTCTCGAAGTTCCTGCGATACGTCGTCATACCCTTGTTCGGAAAGGTGCCAGCCGATTCCCTTCTTTTAATGTTATCGAAGCGATTCTATTCGACATCCGATTTGATTCGGATGTCGAATACGTTTCGAATAGCTTTCGAATACTAAACAGCCATTGTCATACTAGTAATATGAAATGATCTTCGCGTCCTAGTCGTAGCAATAAAATCACGAATTCTCCATCAAGATGAAATTGTGGGACGTAGACTGTTATACTACGCGAGCTCTAATGTGTTATTTATTTAGTCATACTGTTAGCCCTTTGTTGAGGGTTGTTACAGGGAGGGCACAATGAATAATGCTTCACATACAAACATTTCACAACGGCCAATTAACGAGCAAAATCATAGTTCTCACAGATATCTCAAAT
Proteins encoded:
- the LOC119394845 gene encoding retinol dehydrogenase 14; translation: MAEGEDDGDTTLLRLLKTTWESALFAVRAAVLVFTFTFLTWLYCRLTTKQCKCTTRLEGKTALVTGGSVGIGYETAKALACRGARVIFTCRNMQVGKQALASMIEASGGGDIVLKQLDLSSLTSVRSLANDILANEPRLDLLVNNAGRTAPFQRTLSVDGLETTIQSNHLGPALLTGLLLDLLKRSAPSRIVVVSSMVHAWVHLDPDDPFLEHHYTHSRAYGLSKLYNLYFARELAGKLRGELVTVNALHPGMVKSRFFREQATTYFSKFLRYVVIPLFGKSPSEGAQTSIHLCLSPELTHTTGRYFMECRETMPAEHAMDPVLQRQAWDITEKALNVRLCS